TCTCAGAAGAAGAGGAGGTTAGGTATGGAGAAGAGAAGAGCGATAGGTGAAGAAGTAGGGAAGTTAATCGAGGCCGGGTTCATCAGAGAAGTCAAGTATACCACTTGGTTGGCCAATGTGGTCATGGTTAAGAAGTCCAGCGGTAAGTGGAGAATGTGCATTGACTTTACCGATCTGAACAAAGCTTGCCCGAAGGATACATACCCCCTACCGAACATCGACGTGTTAGTAGATGGAGTGTCCGGGTATGAGGTGATGAGTTTTCTGGACGCCTATTCGGGATACAATCAGATACCTATGTACCGGCCGGACAGCGACAAAACCGCTTTCATTATCGAGCAAGGAACCTTTTGTTACGAGGTCATGCCTTTCGGACTGAAGAATGCAGGGGCTACATACCAGAGGCTAATGGACAAGGTCTTCCAAGGGCAAATAGGCAGGTGCATGGAagtgtatgttgatgatatggTGGTNAGGAGCCGGTCGGTNGAGGAGCANCTNGCGGATTTGAAAGAGGTCATNGGGCAACTNCGNAAGTTTGATATGCGNNTAAANCCCGCTAAGTGTACCTTCGGGGTAAGGGCGGGGAAATTTCTGGGCTACATGCTGACCGCTCGGGGAATTGAAGCAAATCCCGACAAGTGTAAGGCGGTGTTGGAGATGAGAAGTCCCCAAACGGTGAAGGAGGTTCAGAGGTTGGTAGGGCGGTTGACGTCGTTGTCGCAGTTCCTCCCTCATCTGGCTGGTCGATCAAAGCCGATCGTCCGGGCTATGAAGAAGACCGCGCAAGGATGTTGGGACGAGGAGAGCGAGGAGGCTTTCAAGCGTATAAAGGAAGTTCTTACCCAACCCCCCGTAATGGGCCGGCCGGAGCCTGGTCACGAACTACAAATATACTTGGCGGTTTCGGAGGGGGCCACTAGTGCAACCTTGGTACAGGAAGTTCCACAATTCAAACTGGTATATTTCGTTAGCAGAAGCTTAAAGGAAGCAGAGGTAAGGTACCAACAGTTGGAGAAGGTGGCCCTATCCCTAATttatgccgctcggcggttGCGGCCATACTTCCAAGGTTTCCAAGTCGTGGTACGAACGGACTACCCGATAGCTAAGATCCTANGAAAACCAGATTTGGCNGGTCGGATGATAGGGTGGTCNGTAGAGNTATCGGAGTTCGGATTGAGGTACGAACCGCGGGGGTCGGTGCGGGGTCAACACTTGGCAGATTTTGCTGTCGATCTGCTCCCTGAAGAAGAGGAGTTCTGTTGGAAACTTTCGGTTGATGGTTCATCTAGCCGAAGGGGAGGAGGAGCGGGGGTGGTCTTAGAAGGACCCAATGGGATACTGGTGGAACAATCGTTGATGTTCCAGTTCAAAGTCAGCAACAACCAAGCCGAATATGAGGCTTTGCTGGCCGGGATGGAATTAGCCAAAGACCTGGGGGTAGGTCGACTGGAATGTCAAACAGATTCCCAATTGGTCGAAGGGCAGATGAGCGGGAATTTCCAGGTAAAGGATGACCTCTTGTTGCAATATTTTCACAAGGCTAAGCAATTGGCCTCGAGCTTCAAGGAGTTCACATTGCGGCACGTTCCCCGGTCGGAAAACATCCGAGCAGACACACTCTCGAAGCTGGCCGGCGGAGTCACGAAAGGAGGATTGTCTTCAGTAATCAAACAGGTAATGACCAAGCCGACGGTAGAATGTTGCGCCATTACTACCGGGGGAATAATGAATACCTGGAAGGACGACATAATGCAGCTGATTAGGAAGCAAGATGATGGGGAAACCTTGAATACCGAGGAGACCAAGAAGATCGCTCGGTATTGCCTGATCGGTGATGAGCTCTACCGAAGGGGTTATGTTACGCCTTTACTGAAGTGTCTGCTGGAGAGGGAAGCAGAGTATGTAATGAAGGAGTTGCATGAGGGGGTATGCGGGAGACATACGGGTGGGCGAACGTTGCGGGCAAGAGTGCTAAGGGCAGGATTTTTCTGGCCATCGTTAGAGAAGGATTGCATGGCGTTCGTCAAGAAATGCGAAGCCTGCCAAAAACACGGGAACGTTTTCCATGGGCCAGCGGTGGAGTTGCAAGGCATAATGTCCCATTGGCCGTTCGCCcagtggggaatggacattGTTGGACCCCTGCCTGCCGGGCGGTCTCAGATGAGGTTCTTGCTGGTGGCAGTGGACTACTTCACCAAATGGGTGGAGGCTGAACCTTTGGCAAAGATTTCTGCCACCCAAGTCCAAAAGTTTGTATGGAAAATCATTTGCCGGTTCGGGCTGCCCAAAACAATCATTACGGATAACGGCCGACAGTTCATAGATAAGAGATTGGAAGCTTTTTATCGAGAGTGGGGCATAACTCATGTCACCAGTTCGGTTGAGCACCCCCAGACGAACGGCCAGGCGGAGGCAATGAATAAGATAATCATGCAAGAGTTGAAGAGAAGGTTGGGCGAGGCAAAGGGTGCTTGGGTTGATGAGTTACCATCAGTCCTATGTGGGTATCGATGTTCCCCCCACGGTGCAACAGGAGAGTCCCCGTTCAACCTGACCTATGGGACGGACGCAATGATGTCGGTCGAGGTGGGCGAGGAAACACTGAGAAGACGGGTGAATGACTCGGGGGCGAATGAAGAAGGTCTGAGGGGAAACCTGGACGTGTTGCAAGAAAGAAGGGAAACTGCAGCGGTCCGGGCAGAGGCGCTAAAAAGATTGGTCGCACGAAGATACAACACTAAGGTGTGACCAAGGCTTTTAGTCGAGGGTGATCTCGTCTGGAGGAAGGTCGGGGAAGCTCGAAGGGAGAAGGTTCACGGAAAGCTGGCGGCCAGTTGGGAGGGGCCATTCAGAATAAGTGAAAGTTTGAATAATGGGGCTTACCAATTGGAGCGTCTGGACGGGAAGCCAATTCCAAATACATGGAATATATCTCATTTCAAATTGTACTTCagttaaaatttttctttttgtaccgCAATAAAGCATGTACTTACAAGGGGGGAAGGAGGAGGAACGTTCCGACGTTTCTCCCGATCGGTAGTATAAGGAGGGGAAACGCTCCGGCGTATCAatgaagtcaggaaaatgacttcctttAACTTAGAAGAATCAGGGAAAGTCANNNNNNNNNNNNNNNNNNNNNNNNNNNNNNNNNNNNNNNNNNNNNNNNNNNNNNNNNNNNNNNNNNNNNNNNNNNNNNNNNNNNNNNNNNNNNNNNNNNNNNNNNNNNNNNNNNNNNNNNNNNNNNNNNNNNNNNNNNNNNNNNNNNNNNNNNNNNNNNNNNNNNNNNNNNNNNNNNNNNNNNNNNNNNNNNNNNNNNNNNNNNNNNNNNNNNNNNNNNNNNNNNNNNNNNNNNNNNNNNNNNNNNNNNNNNNNNNNNNNNNNNNNNNNNNNNNNNNNNNNNNNNNNNNNNNNNNNNNNNNNNNNNNNNNNNNNNNNNNNNNNNNNNNNNNNNNNNNNNNNNNNNNNNNNNNNNNNNNNNNNNNNNNNNNNNNNNNNNNNNNNNNNNNNNNNNNNNNNNNNNNNNNNNNNNNNNNNNNNNNNNNNNNNNNNNNNNNNNNNNNNNNNNNNNNNNNNNNNNNNNNNNNNNNNNNNNNNNNNNNNNNNNNNNNNNNNNNNNNNNNNNNNNNNNNNNNNNNNNNNNNNNNNNNNNNNNNNNNNNNNNNNNNNNNNNNNNNNNNNNNNNNNNNNNNNNNNNNNNNNNNNNNNNNNNNNNNNNNNNNNNNNNNNNNNNNNNNNNNNNNNNNNNNNNNNNNNNNNNNNNNNNNNNNNNNNNNNNNNNNNNNNNNNNNNNNNNNNNNNNNNNNNNNNNNNNNNNNNNNNNNNNNNNNNNNNNNNNNNNNNNNNNNNNNNNNNNNNNNNNNNNNNNNNNNNNNNNNNNNNNNNNNNNNNNNNNNNNNNNNNNNNNNNNNNNNNNNNNNNNNNNNNNNNNNNNNNGCTCCGGCGTATCAatgaagtcaggaaaatgacttcctttAACTTAGAAGAATCAGGGAAAGTCAGGAGAGTGACTTCCCGTTCGGTGGAAAAGGAGGGAAGGAGGAGGAACGTTCCGGCGTTCCTCCCGATCAGTAGTATAAGGAGGGGAAACGCTCCGGCGTATCAatgaagtcaggaaaatgacttccttCAACCTAGAAGAGTCGGTAAAAGCGTTGATTATCACACATAAATACGGGGGCGTTCAGGAATAAATAAGTACGTCGGTCGGCAAAATACAGATTGCAGAAATATGATAATCGCAAATTGTAAGTACGAAATAAGTAAATATACACGGCAAGTTCAGTACAAACGAAGGGCAAATACAAATTACAAAGCAGCAAAAGAAGGAGTTAACATCTAATCCTTAATAACTTCGTTGGAGGGGGGAGCAAGTTGGGAAGCCTGGAGAGCGTCGGTCGGGTCCGCCTGGTCGGTCACGCCAACAGGTTCGGCCAGGAACTGGGAGGAAATATCAACGAGTTGGCCGTCCACTAAAATCTTCATGATGTCGAAGCCTTCGTGTTCTAAAGGTGACTGGAAGAAGTAGTGACATTGAGCGATCCCCTGCTCAAAACCCCGTTGGCGCTCTTCACAAAATTCGTCCTCCAAGGCAACAAAATCGGCCAACGACTTGTCCCGGTCGGCAATGGCAGCAGTTTTTTCAGAAGTTAGCTGTTTGATTTGATTGGAAGATTGCTGAAGGCTGACAGTTAGAGAGTCCACTGATTGCTAAAGGCGTTTCGTCTCATTTTGGGACTCCAGGAGGGAGGCAGCAGCTTTCGCCCGATCATCCTCTGCTTGTTTGTTCACTTTCTCGAATCGCTCGGTAAGCAGAGCGAGGTCCTTCTGGGCCTTTTCCAACTTAGTGTTGGAAATTTCAAGTTCGGACACTAAGAGAGGATTGGTGGTCCCTACGACATAGTTTAGGCAGACGCCAGCTCGGGAGAACAGTTCGTAGGCCATGTCATAAGCTTCCAAGGTCGTTAGCTTTTTGAAAGGCTCACTGGAGTCAAGTTGAACACGAGACGATCAGATATGTGGAGGTTCGGGTCAAAGGGACCAGATGGGAGGGGGCCGaagtttcttttcctttttgttggAGAGGGTGTCTTTTCTTGAGAAGGACGTTTTCTGCCTTTGGCCTTCGGGCCAGAGGAGATCACGATTGGCTTCGACTCATCAACCTTCGGGACGGTGAGAGCGGCCGGAGAAGCAGAGCTGGAAGGGGCGGTAGTCGAGGAAGAGGGAACAGTAACATGCCCGCTGCGTTGGTTCTTGCGGGCCAAGGCTCGGGCAAAGGCTTGATGTTTCTCCATGCCTCCAAAGAAATCTGCAAGGAAAGTGCAAATTTAGCAAGTTAATAATGACCGGCCGATAGTCCCAAAATGTAAAAGAACTTACCGAACACTCTAGTACGTAGAGTGTCAGAGTCAGATCCGATGAGTTCGATGAGTTTGCGAGAGAAGGTCTTGCGAGGCAGCTGATCGATTTGGCGTATCACCTCTAACTCATCGTCAGTCATATCGGACTTCTTCCAAGAAATGACTTGCTTGGGATGTTCGGTCCAGTAGAGAGGAAATTTAGGCCGGCCCTCGGAAAAATACTTGGACCGGCCGGGTTCGCGTATGGCGACTTTGaagaaatttgatttaaaatcctTATAGGAGGAGTTGAAGGGGGCGAATAGCTGTTTATCCTTTACAGGGATCAGGGAAATCCAACTCTTATTGGGATGGGGCAAGGCacgaaaaaagaagaggaaagacgCTGGAGTGGGGGTTAACAGTAAACCGGTACATAGGACGGAAAAGGCTTGCATGCATGCCCAACCGTTCGGGTGGAGTTGGGCGGGACAGATATTTAGTTCGCGAAGTACGCCACATTGAAAGTCTGAAAAAGGAAGCCTCACCCCCAAGTCGCGAAAAAGGGTTAAATAAGCGTAAAAGAAGTCTAAGGCATACCCCTCCCGACCGTGGCACACCCGCTCGTTCGAACGACATACCACCAAGGATATGTCAGCCGCATCTCGGCGGAGATTGGACATTAGATCCACCGATTCAAGCAAACGAATGATGGAAGAGGTAGAAATGAAATAGGAAGGGTGACCCCGGACTTCGTGGGGAGCCCAATCGTAACCGGCAATGGCGGGAGGAGGAGCCACTCCGGTCCACTCTAAGGAGTTGTCGACGTTGAATTCAACATCGTCGGCGGGAGCCTCCTCCCGGGCGGGACAACCGGACAAGGTAGATGACGAAGAGGGAGAGGAGGTCGACGCAGCCGCATCGTCAGCATACCCCCGACCTTCATTCTCGAACTCATCGGAGGACCACGACGACGTAGACATTTACCTGAGTAACCGGAGGAAGGAAACAGGAGGACGGGAAGAGAGTAGAGTAGGAACGGGAATCGGAGAGCAGGTGGAAGAGGATGGGGGAATGAGGAGGGGGCCCTCCACCTTTTATAGCCGAAAAAGGGGCTCCAAGAGAACATCTCAGCCGTCCATCGATGACAAATCTAACGGAGGAAAATTTGTGACTCTTCGGTGAACAGGTGTGATTGATGGGGGAGAAGATCATGGCCGTTGCTGAGTACAGGATCGAATGGCTGTGGTGACGAGACGTTTCGTTGCCAAAAACATTCTGAGATCTTAAACCCCTTCGCTAATCGAAGACgctcggggcttggggggcttgtgtagTGGAGGAGGGTCGGTCGAGTCGGCCGGATCAAGCGTAGTGGAGGAAGCCCGGTCGGGCTGGCTACCAAAGTTGCAGGGGGCGAAGGCGACCTAAGGTCGGACGGCGTGGATCAAGCGGATGTGGGGCTGAAGAAGCATTAAAAGGCTTTGATGGAGATGTAACGGAAAACATagcaaatcaatgaaattaatggtCAGTTACGAATACGCAATCTATAAATAGGGACAGCAGAACAGGTAAAGTAAGTTTTGAATCCAATTTAAATCGGTTCAGTTAACTGATCCACTATCTGACTTGGGCGTCAGAGTGTTCTTTTTGCAGGATCTCCCGGTTGATCCTTACGAGACACCGCTAGGACGAACGGGTCGGACGATCGGAAACAGGACCAGCAGGTTGGTTCGGTCTCGGACTCTAACACCGAAAcacttttaaattcaaataaaaaattatttttcaattttatcttcttagtgattacttttttaattgaaataattatttacaagaaaaaactatctatacaataaaatataataagaattatttagaaataattatttataataaaaactactTACACagtaaaagataataaaaattactcataaactataaaatatttgtatacaataaaattacacaatattttttatttcaattattaaaaattattttaaaatttaataacattttcacgaaaaaaaaatggatatatatataattagaattaCCGACTTGACCTACGATTCATATGTCAATActtctaaaaaaatttcaaactccTTAAGTgaggataaaaagaaaagtctcAACCTTCGTGACTCTTTCTAAAGTGAATTAAAGTCAGAATTAAAGTGATTTagttttattacaattttgttttaatttttaaaaataatatcatctatatacacataaaattatatattttattagataatttaatatattataattttattatatttaaatcaatatttttacatcatatttattattatgttattaaataaaatatataataacacttcatattttttgaatttttatatattaaataaaatatatatttttatatcgtATTCATGTATAACAATCCTCGTATATGAAATAACACTTCATATATATTTCTCACATACCACCACAtgataacattaaatatttaacgattttattaattgttaatttttgtaaaagaaaaactctaagttatcactttttaatatattctctaaccaaatgtagtctttataaaaaaaatattcatgttaaataaataatctgatttttctttattttaactctttaaaatcaaataaacattataaagtatatatatatatatatatatatatatatgagaaatatatatgaaatttttgtacaacaaatttataaaaatatttaattagtcaaaaattttaatatgaaactgtgtaattttttttatataagtaaataatcaagcttattaaaatcttttacaaaatttgattaaaatgtttatatataattatttcacaaattaaaaacacttaaaCTCACAACAAGAAGAGTTAAttacatttcttttattcaaaaataaaccTTATGAACTTTTTctatcaaaaacattttaacctTGTAACTCACGTCAAAGCCAAACCATTCACGTCAAAGCCGAAACCAAATTAACGAGTCtatataaaacacaaaaattataatatgaatttcttttatatagttaaaaaattttaaaaatgaataaacatttttataaattaaattaactgtATTGCGCAAtctctttctctattttattaattttatatataagctAATTTAATTTACGAAAACTTACTTTACTGTTTCcttcttatttttactttaagcAATAAGACTTATGCAAAAAACATAAACTCAGTTCTGATTAATTAGCAATATAAAATGAATAGGTTAAATAGATTCATTGGTTCCTATTTTTGCTGGTTTTCTTTAATTAggtctttgttttttaaaaatgatcaatttggtcTCTGAATTTGGAAACTTTAACCAATCAAGGACATTTTATTAACTTCCCTGGACGGCGTTAAAAATGGTCTGTGCTGGCAACAGTAGCTATCATACTGCATACATGTGTCACTTATAATTGATGAGGTGgttactaattttatttgttaaagattaaaattaaaacatcat
The genomic region above belongs to Vigna radiata var. radiata cultivar VC1973A unplaced genomic scaffold, Vradiata_ver6 scaffold_234, whole genome shotgun sequence and contains:
- the LOC106753109 gene encoding uncharacterized protein LOC106753109 — encoded protein: MVITAIIARYSVGKVLIDQGSSANILYWKTFQQMEIPDGSIMPFNEQILGFAGERVDTRGYVDLRVSLGTEVGAKELRVRFLLVWAETSYNVLLGRPCLNAFGAIVSTPHLAMKYPADDGTIRTVRADQRVARECYAAGIKVQPPRHRVCETRSAVSAAELDPREDTTDRVEPMGEVQPCLLENEDRVTMVGKDLQEDERRRLEGVLVENKDLFAWTASDMPGIHRDVISHRLSVFRDARPVSQKKRRLGMEKRRAIGEEVGKLIEAGFIREVKYTTWLANVVMVKKSSGKWRMCIDFTDLNKACPKDTYPLPNIDVLVDGVSGYEVMSFLDAYSGYNQIPMYRPDSDKTAFIIEQGTFCYEVMPFGLKNAGATYQRLMDKVFQGQIGRCMEVYVDDMVVRSRSVEEXLADLKEVXGQLRKFDMRXXPAKCTFGVRAGKFLGYMLTARGIEANPDKCKAVLEMRSPQTVKEVQRLVGRLTSLSQFLPHLAGRSKPIVRAMKKTAQGCWDEESEEAFKRIKEVLTQPPVMGRPEPGHELQIYLAVSEGATSATLVQEVPQFKLVYFVSRSLKEAEVRYQQLEKVALSLIYAARRLRPYFQGFQVVVRTDYPIAKILXKPDLAGRMIGWSVEXSEFGLRYEPRGSVRGQHLADFAVDLLPEEEEFCWKLSVDGSSSRRGGGAGVVLEGPNGILVEQSLMFQFKVSNNQAEYEALLAGMELAKDLGVGRLECQTDSQLVEGQMSGNFQVKDDLLLQYFHKAKQLASSFKEFTLRHVPRSENIRADTLSKLAGGVTKGGLSSVIKQVMTKPTVECCAITTGGIMNTWKDDIMQLIRKQDDGETLNTEETKKIARYCLIGDELYRRGYVTPLLKCLLEREAEYVMKELHEGVCGRHTGGRTLRARVLRAGFFWPSLEKDCMAFVKKCEACQKHGNVFHGPAVELQGIMSHWPFAQWGMDIVGPLPAGRSQMRFLLVAVDYFTKWVEAEPLAKISATQVQKFVWKIICRFGLPKTIITDNGRQFIDKRLEAFYREWGITHVTSSVEHPQTNGQAEAMNKIIMQELKRRLGEAKGAWVDELPSVLCGYRCSPHGATGESPFNLTYGTDAMMSVEVGEETLRRRVNDSGANEEGLRGNLDVLQERRETAAVRAEALKRLVARRYNTKV